The Gammaproteobacteria bacterium genome window below encodes:
- a CDS encoding MG2 domain-containing protein: protein MSFDDPGNESGKEQPGSPAAKPGKTNYLMLIPIVGLLAALFALVSYLGPDTSTQSVTQDPVWSEYVSARSSSQISVKDPIRIRFVHDVVAADKLNTPVKERIRIEPGIVFKARFINPREIEIKPNAALPSGKRFTVTVNTDGLDSIPKQLKEYTFAVSTISQNYEIHIDGLKAQSGKKNHLVVSGRLSTADIVSDSAVEKMLQARFNQQALAITWVHNEDQKHHEFTLEAVERAKEPAEIKLQWEGGPIGVATSGSRNISVPALGVFKVTFAKVVYGSSQKIEVRFSDSLNPRQNVKDHIRLEGPFTTQVQANVLTLYPGNTLMGAVALEVGDAIQNEHGDKLGSVFRTSLNFTSQKPQVKFSGRGVILPENKFLAIPFEAMNVHSVQVTAFRIYEQNIGQFLQSNQLDGNSELERVGRFIWRKTIKLTDAKPESWNRYSLDATDLLKKHPGGLFRLTLSINRGNSLYSCPEEDSNQVVRKEADFTNYEDLNVAESSNWEFAETYFGQNTQNDWRDRHNPCKDAYYQLANNVSATRNFMASNIGIIAKRDKSGVMHLTTTDLRTAKPLSGVNIELYNFQNNKIRSQRSDDNGFAIVKDNKTNSATPFYAKALKGDQVGYLKLSSGSALPVSHFDVGGHKLQQGVKGFIYGERGVWRPGDEVHLTFVLEDKQKLLPEKHPVSLSLINPKGQLVKQLNNASPVGKFYRFSFTTDTQAPTGNWTAQAKLGGRIFTKKLKIETVVPNRLKMELQMPSETLVGNDGAIEGKLFAQWLHGATAAGLKADIEVRFAPTTTRFGRFQDFNFDDPVREFNEGTLSFLEGVLDQEGYLNFNKELKTRSDAPGMLNAYFNTRVFEESGAFSTSSSRFTYHPFNQYVGVKLPKGDPSRGMLLTDVDHAVEIATLDAKGNPVAVKDVEVSLYKIHWRWWWEKGADSLAQYASASQHQRLQQGSISTDKDGKGQWTLNIKYPDWGRYLVRACNKDDSAGTSNRSADRSKAGGKHCTGKIVYIDWPGWAGRAQEQSGPGASVLNLSVEKQQYQVGETAVINLPPATQGRALLSLETGSHILQQRWLQLSKDKNRFEVPVTAAMAPNVYVSVTLIQPHQDKNNDRPIRLYGVVPIQVNDPQTRLEPQLQAADEWAPHAQVDVSVSEAKGRPMTYTLAMVDEGLLGLTAFKTPDLHQHFYKKEALGITTWDLYDQVLNAYGGDLERLLALGGGEDGADKEAKEKRRFPPVVQFFGPFQLKAKESANHAIKLPGYIGAVRLMVVAAHDSSYGLVDKSVYVRQPVMVLPTAPRVIGAEEDFTLPVSVFVSDPEVKQVQVQIKTDDYFSVNGEDKISLSFNKTGDQIGFLRLHAGAKIGKGKISVLAQSGKHKAEAQIHLSVRAPNPPTTQHVHKELKPGESWTHKVVPFGLENTNEISMDVSSLPSMNLDSRLKYLLRYPFGCLEQTTSSVFPQLYLKDIVRLDEQEKHRVDNHIHVAIDKIQRFQHADGSFYYWPGGGRYSSWSNSYAGHFLVEAEKRGYFMPGDMLEKWYANQAQRAAGWTSGDDQSALDQAYRLYTLALANRAELGAMNRLREHSGLNDTSRWYLGAAYMLSGQPQAAEELINRLGLEFSDYSYPNHSFGSAMRDKAVALNTLVLMQRDEAALQLIREISKSLASDHWYSTQSVAYALSSIGRYVGANADASSGANADSKVLSLTQRWGDQEQSLQWNKPVLKHALDNVATAGTELSLSNPNQRPLFVTLNMSGIPKAGSEQAYERSLALQVKYTDANGDALSVEQLKQGTDARIEVRVTNTAGHKLDNLALSHILPAGWEIKNERMSAGEDDAVLLNSAMDYRDIRDDRVYTFFNLENNEEKVFTIVFNAAYAGKYYLPGILVEDMYDAKKQARSKGQWVEVVR, encoded by the coding sequence ATGAGTTTTGACGATCCCGGCAACGAATCCGGTAAAGAACAACCCGGCAGTCCGGCTGCCAAACCCGGTAAAACCAACTATTTGATGTTGATTCCCATTGTTGGGCTTTTGGCTGCTTTGTTTGCCTTGGTGAGCTACTTGGGGCCTGACACAAGTACCCAGTCGGTGACCCAAGACCCGGTGTGGAGCGAATACGTCAGTGCTCGCAGCAGCAGTCAAATTTCCGTAAAAGACCCCATTCGCATTCGTTTTGTTCATGATGTGGTCGCCGCAGATAAACTCAACACCCCGGTCAAAGAACGAATTCGAATTGAGCCGGGCATAGTGTTCAAAGCGCGCTTTATCAATCCGCGCGAAATAGAGATAAAACCCAATGCGGCTCTGCCGTCGGGGAAACGATTTACCGTAACGGTCAATACCGACGGTTTGGATAGTATTCCCAAGCAATTAAAAGAATACACTTTTGCCGTTTCCACCATCAGCCAAAACTATGAAATCCACATTGATGGTTTAAAAGCTCAATCGGGTAAAAAGAATCATTTGGTGGTCAGCGGGCGTTTGAGTACGGCGGATATTGTCTCGGATTCGGCTGTGGAGAAAATGCTGCAGGCCCGTTTTAATCAGCAAGCCTTAGCGATTACCTGGGTTCACAACGAAGACCAGAAACATCACGAATTTACCTTAGAAGCCGTTGAGCGTGCCAAGGAACCCGCTGAAATAAAACTGCAATGGGAAGGAGGCCCCATTGGCGTTGCCACCTCGGGTTCGCGCAATATCAGTGTTCCGGCTTTGGGGGTGTTTAAAGTGACCTTTGCCAAGGTGGTGTACGGCAGCAGTCAAAAAATTGAGGTGCGGTTTTCGGACAGTTTGAATCCCAGGCAAAATGTTAAAGACCACATTCGCTTGGAGGGGCCGTTTACCACCCAAGTACAGGCTAATGTTCTCACGCTATATCCAGGGAATACCCTTATGGGGGCTGTGGCACTGGAAGTGGGGGACGCTATCCAAAACGAACACGGTGACAAGCTGGGCAGTGTGTTTCGTACCAGTCTTAACTTTACCAGCCAAAAACCGCAGGTAAAGTTTTCCGGTCGTGGTGTGATTTTGCCGGAAAACAAGTTTTTGGCCATTCCGTTTGAAGCCATGAACGTGCATTCGGTTCAGGTTACGGCGTTTCGTATCTATGAGCAAAACATCGGCCAGTTCTTGCAGTCCAATCAGTTGGATGGCAATAGCGAGTTGGAGCGGGTCGGTCGCTTTATCTGGCGCAAGACCATTAAGCTCACCGATGCCAAACCGGAAAGTTGGAACCGTTATTCTCTGGATGCTACGGATTTATTGAAAAAACATCCGGGTGGTTTATTCCGTTTGACCTTATCCATCAATCGCGGTAATTCGCTTTACAGTTGTCCCGAGGAAGACAGCAATCAGGTAGTGCGTAAAGAAGCGGATTTTACCAACTACGAGGACTTAAATGTTGCAGAGTCCAGCAATTGGGAATTTGCCGAAACCTATTTTGGCCAGAATACCCAAAACGATTGGCGCGACCGACACAATCCCTGTAAAGATGCCTATTACCAATTAGCCAACAATGTGAGTGCGACTCGCAATTTTATGGCATCCAATATTGGTATCATCGCCAAGCGGGATAAATCCGGCGTTATGCACCTGACGACTACGGATTTACGTACAGCAAAACCCCTGTCCGGCGTTAATATCGAACTGTATAACTTCCAAAATAACAAGATCCGTTCGCAACGCAGCGATGACAATGGTTTTGCTATCGTTAAAGATAATAAAACAAACAGCGCTACGCCTTTTTACGCCAAAGCCCTAAAAGGCGATCAAGTGGGTTATCTCAAATTAAGCAGCGGGTCGGCTTTACCCGTGAGTCATTTTGATGTGGGTGGTCACAAACTGCAACAAGGCGTTAAGGGTTTTATCTATGGGGAGCGCGGTGTGTGGCGTCCGGGGGACGAGGTCCATCTCACTTTCGTGCTGGAAGACAAACAAAAACTCTTGCCGGAAAAGCATCCGGTATCCCTGAGTCTTATTAACCCCAAGGGCCAATTGGTAAAGCAATTGAATAATGCTTCGCCAGTCGGCAAGTTTTATCGCTTTAGTTTTACAACCGACACGCAGGCACCTACGGGCAATTGGACAGCCCAAGCCAAATTGGGCGGTCGCATATTTACCAAGAAACTGAAAATTGAAACGGTGGTTCCTAATCGTTTGAAAATGGAGCTGCAAATGCCTTCCGAAACCTTGGTGGGCAATGACGGGGCCATCGAAGGGAAGCTATTTGCGCAATGGCTGCACGGTGCCACGGCCGCCGGACTCAAAGCGGACATAGAGGTTCGGTTTGCGCCCACCACCACTCGATTCGGACGATTTCAAGACTTCAATTTTGACGATCCGGTACGCGAGTTCAATGAAGGCACATTGAGCTTTTTGGAAGGGGTGTTGGATCAAGAAGGCTATTTAAATTTTAACAAAGAACTCAAAACCCGCAGTGATGCGCCGGGAATGTTGAATGCCTATTTTAACACCCGCGTATTTGAAGAGAGCGGGGCTTTTAGTACCAGTTCCAGTCGTTTTACGTATCATCCCTTTAATCAGTACGTGGGTGTCAAACTGCCCAAAGGAGATCCCAGCCGCGGCATGCTGTTAACGGATGTGGATCATGCGGTGGAAATCGCCACCCTGGATGCCAAAGGCAACCCTGTGGCGGTAAAAGATGTGGAAGTCTCTTTGTACAAAATCCATTGGCGCTGGTGGTGGGAAAAAGGTGCAGATTCTCTGGCCCAATATGCCAGCGCCAGTCAACATCAACGTCTGCAACAGGGCAGTATCAGCACCGATAAAGACGGTAAAGGTCAGTGGACTCTGAACATCAAATACCCGGACTGGGGCCGTTACCTGGTGCGAGCCTGTAACAAGGACGACAGCGCTGGTACCAGCAATCGTTCCGCTGATCGTTCCAAGGCCGGCGGCAAACACTGCACCGGTAAAATCGTCTATATCGACTGGCCGGGATGGGCCGGGCGCGCCCAGGAACAATCCGGTCCCGGTGCCAGTGTGCTCAATCTGTCGGTAGAGAAGCAACAATACCAGGTAGGGGAAACCGCCGTAATTAACTTGCCGCCGGCGACGCAAGGGCGAGCCTTATTGAGTCTGGAAACGGGAAGCCATATTTTGCAACAGCGTTGGTTGCAATTGTCTAAAGACAAAAATCGTTTTGAAGTACCGGTGACCGCCGCGATGGCGCCCAATGTCTATGTGAGTGTTACTTTGATTCAGCCGCACCAGGACAAAAACAACGACCGGCCCATACGCCTTTATGGTGTTGTGCCGATCCAAGTGAATGATCCGCAGACTCGCTTAGAGCCACAACTACAAGCCGCCGATGAATGGGCGCCCCATGCCCAGGTGGATGTGTCTGTCTCAGAAGCCAAAGGTCGACCCATGACTTACACTCTGGCCATGGTGGATGAGGGCTTGTTGGGTTTAACCGCGTTTAAAACGCCCGATTTACACCAACATTTTTATAAAAAAGAAGCCTTGGGAATTACCACTTGGGATTTGTATGACCAGGTCTTAAACGCCTATGGCGGTGATTTGGAACGATTGCTGGCCCTGGGCGGCGGTGAGGACGGTGCTGATAAAGAGGCCAAAGAAAAACGTCGTTTCCCACCGGTGGTGCAGTTTTTTGGTCCCTTTCAGCTTAAGGCCAAAGAAAGTGCCAATCATGCCATCAAATTGCCGGGATACATTGGTGCGGTGCGATTGATGGTGGTCGCGGCCCATGACAGCAGCTACGGTTTGGTGGATAAATCCGTATATGTACGCCAACCGGTCATGGTATTGCCCACGGCGCCACGGGTGATTGGTGCTGAAGAGGACTTTACCTTACCGGTTTCTGTGTTTGTCAGTGATCCTGAGGTAAAACAAGTGCAAGTGCAGATCAAAACCGACGACTATTTTTCCGTGAACGGTGAGGACAAGATTTCTTTGTCCTTCAACAAAACCGGTGATCAAATCGGGTTTCTGCGGTTACACGCCGGTGCCAAGATCGGTAAGGGAAAAATCAGCGTGTTGGCTCAAAGTGGCAAACACAAAGCGGAAGCGCAGATCCATCTCAGCGTCAGAGCGCCCAACCCACCCACCACCCAGCATGTACATAAGGAATTAAAACCCGGTGAAAGTTGGACTCATAAAGTGGTGCCTTTTGGTTTGGAAAACACCAATGAAATATCCATGGACGTGTCCTCACTGCCGTCCATGAATCTGGACAGTCGCTTAAAGTATTTGCTGCGCTACCCTTTCGGGTGCCTGGAGCAAACCACGTCCTCCGTGTTTCCGCAATTGTATTTAAAAGACATTGTGCGCCTGGATGAGCAGGAAAAACATAGAGTGGACAACCATATTCATGTGGCGATCGACAAGATTCAACGGTTTCAACACGCAGACGGCAGTTTTTATTACTGGCCGGGAGGCGGGCGTTACAGTTCCTGGTCCAACAGCTATGCCGGACATTTTCTGGTAGAAGCGGAAAAACGCGGCTACTTTATGCCCGGAGACATGTTGGAAAAATGGTACGCGAATCAGGCCCAACGTGCCGCGGGCTGGACCAGCGGTGATGATCAATCGGCTTTGGATCAAGCGTATCGTTTGTATACCCTGGCATTGGCCAATCGCGCTGAATTGGGCGCTATGAATCGGTTGCGGGAACACAGCGGTTTAAATGATACTTCTCGCTGGTATCTGGGTGCGGCGTATATGCTGTCCGGACAACCGCAAGCGGCAGAGGAACTCATTAACCGCTTGGGTTTGGAGTTCAGCGACTATTCCTACCCCAATCACAGTTTTGGTTCCGCCATGCGAGACAAAGCCGTGGCCTTGAATACCTTGGTGTTGATGCAGCGGGATGAAGCGGCGTTACAACTGATTCGGGAAATATCCAAATCCCTGGCCTCGGATCATTGGTATAGCACCCAATCTGTCGCTTATGCTTTGTCATCCATTGGTCGCTACGTTGGTGCTAATGCTGATGCCAGTTCTGGTGCCAATGCCGATTCCAAGGTTTTGAGTTTGACCCAGCGTTGGGGCGATCAAGAACAAAGCCTGCAATGGAATAAGCCCGTGCTTAAACACGCTTTGGATAATGTCGCCACCGCCGGTACGGAACTGAGCTTAAGCAATCCCAATCAACGCCCCTTGTTTGTGACGCTGAACATGAGCGGGATTCCCAAAGCCGGATCGGAACAGGCCTATGAGCGCAGTTTGGCTTTGCAGGTAAAATACACCGATGCTAACGGCGATGCTCTGAGCGTAGAGCAACTGAAACAGGGAACAGATGCGCGCATAGAAGTGCGGGTCACCAATACCGCCGGCCATAAGCTGGATAATCTGGCCTTGTCACATATTCTGCCGGCCGGTTGGG